The Leptospira sp. WS39.C2 genome contains a region encoding:
- a CDS encoding family 2A encapsulin nanocompartment shell protein, which yields MAEQTQHALGDLAARQLANTVKTNAQYGAITPRFLVRLLDWKPLEAGVLRVNRVKSNTQVDVLCGQKGEQELPETFVNYEEKPKEYTLSLISTILDVQTRVSDLYSSPHEQINEQLRLAIESVKEKQELELINNEDYGLLKNVPAHQRINTRKGPPTPDDLDDLITKVWKEPSFFLAHPLAIAAFGRECTRRGVPPATVTMFGAQFLTWRGLPLIPTDKLLVNGETNPKSAAGTSSILLLRVGEKKQGVVGLYQSNLPGEQTPGLSVRFMGINRSAIGSYLISLYCSAAILTDDAIAALDNVDVGNYYEYK from the coding sequence ATGGCAGAACAAACCCAACACGCTTTGGGAGATTTAGCCGCACGCCAACTGGCAAATACGGTAAAAACAAATGCACAGTATGGTGCAATCACCCCACGTTTTTTAGTTAGGTTACTAGATTGGAAACCTTTAGAAGCAGGTGTCCTTCGTGTGAACCGTGTTAAATCCAATACGCAAGTGGATGTACTTTGCGGACAAAAAGGGGAACAAGAACTTCCAGAAACTTTTGTCAATTATGAAGAGAAACCGAAAGAATATACTCTTAGTTTGATTTCAACTATACTCGATGTCCAAACTAGAGTTTCTGATTTATACAGTTCCCCTCATGAACAAATCAATGAACAACTTCGTTTGGCGATTGAAAGTGTAAAAGAAAAACAAGAACTAGAACTCATCAATAATGAAGATTATGGATTATTAAAAAATGTTCCGGCTCACCAAAGAATTAACACAAGAAAGGGACCTCCTACTCCTGATGATTTAGATGATTTAATCACAAAAGTTTGGAAAGAACCATCTTTCTTTTTGGCTCATCCACTTGCCATTGCAGCTTTTGGACGTGAATGTACAAGAAGGGGAGTTCCACCGGCCACAGTCACAATGTTTGGTGCACAATTTCTCACATGGAGAGGCCTGCCACTCATTCCTACCGACAAACTTCTTGTGAATGGCGAAACCAATCCAAAGTCTGCTGCAGGAACTTCTAGTATTTTACTTCTGAGAGTGGGTGAAAAAAAACAAGGGGTTGTGGGTTTGTACCAATCCAACCTACCAGGGGAACAAACACCAGGGCTTTCGGTACGATTTATGGGGATCAACCGATCTGCCATTGGGTCTTATTTGATTTCTCTCTACTGCTCAGCAGCCATACTTACTGACGATGCCATTGCAGCACTCGACAATGTAGATGTGGGAAATTATTATGAATACAAGTGA
- a CDS encoding PAS domain-containing protein, with translation MAESFDYQTIVESFDEFLLIMDGNLEIQFSQTSPNLYLPKDTIGVGKHIKELPIIPRDGLILSNLCQETLSRRIPFQFFTSLLGNQYRILGRFLETNSGPCVILRGEPNFNIEGVILDSGPYVIFRYKFDAKFLITYVSPNVSLNLGYQTGDFKQGMLTIENLVHPEDKKQIETEEKEYIKNKQRTYQREFRLKKPDGSYIYISEYSVVSYYDSYPTEKITYLSDISERKEKELEIKNQRDELNRIRLLFEETNAAANVGAWEVDLIHNTIFWAKETKQIHEVPDDYIPSLENAFQFYPVESEQILLRQSFEKTIKDRSSYDLVLQIKTYTGNTKWVRTIGHGVFENGVCIRVYGSFQDITDSVNLDKQKEEALSRLKTILDATTHVTIIGTDTNGIITHYNKGAEYHLQYTAEEMIGKNTPYILHKEEEVLFRAETLSQEFGVPISGFETFVHKARLGAFESHEWTYVRKDKTEFPIQLVITASKNQKGEITGFLGIGIDITTQKITEEALRESERRWQFALEGSGDGIWDWNAESDQVYFSKQWKAMLGYSESEIGSDISEWEKRVHPEDLNPCLQALEKHYRGETNVYVSEHRMLCKDGSYKWILDRGKVIEWTSDKKPLRVMGTHTDITERKILENALIIAREKAEKASIAKSNFLANMSHEIRTPLNGVIGFADLLMRTELNQVQRKYMETVHLSALSLLDLINDILDFSKIESGKMELYKERVNIFDVLHQIAEIVKHKAYEKGLELILNISPKVPRNVFVDSLRLRQILLNLIGNAIKFTLKGEIQIKLTATPVSNNEYEFLFEVIDTGIGIDKENQNKIFEVFAQADSSTTRQFGGTGLGLSISSKLLQLFGSKIELESQLNHGSRFYFKFTTIADNERINEPNLSSIKTVMVVDDNDTNLFVITEMLVHKNIKTTTFNSPHLALKNFQEGNQYDIIITDYNMPGMNGLELISSIQKSAISSNLKLPFFTIHSSSNEELLYEKGKELGVGVILLKPIQTNILYESLHDVISGRHPDVNAIGKQKFQPILSNEKTKVMIVEDNPVNMMLTKTIVSKILQSAIIIEANNGLEAVEHFKKTEPDIILMDIQMPEMNGYDATREIRKLKIGQKVPIIALTAGTLSDEENRCLESGMNDYISKPVVLNTIAEKMKHWLMKN, from the coding sequence ATGGCAGAAAGTTTCGATTACCAAACCATAGTAGAAAGTTTTGACGAATTCCTTCTCATCATGGATGGGAATTTAGAAATCCAATTTTCCCAAACTTCACCAAACCTCTACCTACCAAAAGACACGATTGGCGTTGGAAAACACATCAAAGAACTCCCGATTATCCCGAGAGATGGGCTTATATTATCCAATTTATGCCAAGAGACTCTCAGCCGAAGGATCCCATTTCAATTTTTTACATCCCTACTTGGCAACCAATACAGGATTTTGGGAAGGTTTTTGGAAACAAATTCAGGGCCGTGTGTCATTTTACGCGGTGAGCCAAATTTTAATATCGAAGGTGTGATCCTAGATAGTGGACCCTATGTAATTTTTCGTTACAAGTTTGATGCAAAATTTTTGATTACTTATGTATCTCCCAATGTTTCGCTCAATTTAGGTTACCAAACAGGTGATTTCAAACAAGGGATGTTGACCATTGAAAATCTTGTCCATCCCGAAGACAAAAAACAAATCGAAACCGAAGAAAAAGAATACATCAAAAATAAACAAAGGACTTACCAAAGAGAATTTCGACTCAAAAAACCAGACGGATCCTATATTTACATATCCGAATATAGTGTTGTCAGTTATTACGATTCTTATCCTACCGAAAAAATAACTTACCTTTCCGATATAAGCGAAAGAAAAGAAAAAGAATTAGAAATCAAAAACCAAAGAGACGAATTGAATCGTATCCGTTTGTTATTCGAAGAAACAAACGCAGCCGCAAATGTAGGTGCTTGGGAAGTTGATTTAATTCATAATACAATTTTTTGGGCAAAGGAAACCAAACAAATTCACGAAGTTCCAGACGACTATATCCCAAGTTTGGAAAATGCATTCCAATTTTATCCAGTAGAATCCGAACAAATACTTTTACGACAATCATTTGAAAAAACCATCAAAGATCGATCATCTTATGATCTTGTTTTACAAATCAAAACCTATACCGGAAATACCAAATGGGTACGAACCATCGGACATGGTGTTTTTGAAAATGGAGTTTGTATCCGTGTGTATGGAAGTTTTCAAGATATCACGGATAGTGTCAATTTAGACAAACAAAAAGAAGAAGCCTTATCCAGACTCAAAACTATTTTAGATGCAACTACTCATGTAACCATCATTGGTACAGATACAAACGGAATCATCACTCATTATAATAAAGGTGCTGAATACCACCTCCAATACACCGCAGAAGAAATGATCGGCAAAAATACTCCTTATATCTTACACAAAGAAGAAGAAGTGTTATTCCGAGCAGAAACATTGTCCCAAGAATTTGGAGTTCCAATATCTGGTTTTGAGACTTTTGTCCACAAAGCAAGATTAGGTGCCTTTGAATCACACGAATGGACTTACGTTCGAAAGGATAAAACTGAATTCCCGATTCAATTAGTAATCACTGCAAGCAAAAACCAAAAAGGTGAGATCACCGGGTTTTTAGGAATTGGCATTGATATCACAACACAAAAAATCACCGAAGAAGCGTTACGTGAAAGTGAAAGGCGTTGGCAGTTTGCCCTCGAAGGTTCTGGTGATGGGATTTGGGACTGGAATGCTGAATCAGACCAAGTGTATTTCTCGAAACAGTGGAAAGCAATGCTTGGGTATTCAGAATCCGAAATTGGGAGTGATATTTCGGAATGGGAAAAAAGAGTCCACCCTGAAGATTTAAACCCTTGTTTACAAGCTTTGGAAAAACACTACCGAGGTGAAACAAATGTATACGTAAGTGAACATCGTATGTTGTGTAAGGACGGCTCTTATAAATGGATTTTAGATAGAGGTAAGGTGATCGAGTGGACTTCTGATAAAAAACCATTACGTGTTATGGGCACACACACCGACATCACAGAAAGAAAAATATTAGAAAATGCTTTGATCATTGCTCGGGAGAAAGCAGAAAAAGCCTCGATAGCCAAATCCAATTTTTTAGCAAATATGAGTCATGAGATCCGAACACCTCTCAATGGAGTCATCGGATTTGCTGACTTACTTATGCGAACTGAATTAAACCAAGTACAAAGAAAATACATGGAAACGGTTCACCTATCGGCTTTATCTTTACTTGATTTAATCAATGATATACTCGACTTTTCAAAAATTGAATCAGGAAAAATGGAACTCTATAAAGAAAGAGTGAATATTTTTGATGTATTACACCAAATCGCTGAGATCGTAAAACACAAAGCATACGAAAAAGGATTGGAACTTATTTTAAACATCTCACCGAAAGTTCCAAGAAATGTATTTGTCGACTCCCTACGTTTGCGCCAAATTTTACTCAATTTAATTGGAAATGCAATTAAATTCACACTCAAAGGTGAGATCCAAATTAAATTAACAGCGACTCCTGTTTCAAATAATGAATACGAATTTTTATTTGAAGTCATTGATACAGGTATTGGAATCGATAAAGAAAACCAAAACAAAATTTTTGAAGTGTTTGCACAAGCAGACAGTTCCACCACACGTCAATTTGGTGGAACGGGGCTTGGTCTTTCTATTTCATCCAAACTACTACAACTATTCGGATCTAAAATAGAATTAGAATCCCAACTAAACCATGGTTCTCGTTTTTATTTCAAATTCACGACTATTGCAGATAACGAGAGAATTAACGAACCCAACTTAAGTTCCATAAAAACGGTTATGGTAGTCGATGATAATGATACCAACTTATTTGTGATTACAGAAATGTTGGTTCACAAAAACATAAAAACAACAACGTTCAATTCGCCACATTTAGCTCTTAAAAATTTCCAAGAAGGAAATCAATATGATATTATCATCACCGACTATAATATGCCAGGTATGAATGGACTTGAATTGATCTCTTCTATTCAAAAATCTGCTATTTCATCAAATCTAAAATTACCATTTTTCACGATCCATTCCTCTTCGAATGAAGAACTCTTATATGAAAAAGGGAAGGAGTTGGGTGTTGGTGTCATCCTCCTCAAACCTATCCAAACCAATATTTTATATGAAAGTTTACATGATGTGATTTCAGGTAGACATCCAGATGTAAATGCTATTGGAAAACAAAAATTCCAACCTATCCTTTCCAATGAAAAAACTAAAGTGATGATTGTAGAGGACAATCCAGTCAATATGATGTTAACAAAAACCATCGTATCTAAAATACTTCAATCTGCCATCATCATCGAAGCAAACAATGGTTTGGAAGCTGTGGAACATTTCAAAAAAACTGAACCGGATATCATCCTAATGGACATCCAAATGCCTGAAATGAATGGATATGATGCCACGAGAGAAATTAGAAAACTAAAAATTGGTCAGAAAGTTCCCATCATCGCCCTTACGGCAGGGACTCTTTCGGATGAAGAAAACCGTTGTTTAGAAAGTGGGATGAATGATTATATTTCCAAACCAGTTGTATTGAACACTATCGCTGAAAAAATGAAACACTGGCTTATGAAAAATTAA